Proteins from one Natrinema salinisoli genomic window:
- a CDS encoding radical SAM protein — protein MTDPETLSVTIVDGYVDEPAHFGVPPYISTYPRYAAGALVDAGVPREQITYHTIDRLRDEPDYWQDVDEADLLIYLGGMTVPGKYVGGTPAEPDEVRKLAWTANGTSLMGGPVKFGVGDENAGATETERQDLDFDFVAKGDVEAAVFDLVESGLEGFNNRMRDIDEVSRWAQDGAFIVEQHPNHPEHLIAELETSRGCAYRCSFCTEPLYGNPSFRPPPTVVGEVDALSDFGVKHFRIGRQADILAYGGDGEAPNPDALRQLYSGIREVAPDLETLHLDNMNPITIVNWPEQSREGIRIIAEHNTPGDTAAFGLESADPVVQEENNLNVSAEECFEAVRIVNEEAGWRPGEDPADAPTFGEDAPRRLPKLLPGINLLHGLKGEREETYERNREFLQRVYDEGYMLRRINIRQVMAFDGTDMSETGAEIANEHKQLFKRYKKQVREEIDNPMLERVAPPGTVLPDVHLEYHQDGKTFGRQLGTYPLLVGIPGERQLGRTIDVAVVDHGYRSVTGVPYPLDLNAASMNELTAIPGIGDSTAGDIVVNRPYESIADADLGTEFDLSRFVTTRPLELAD, from the coding sequence ATGACTGACCCCGAGACGCTGTCGGTGACGATCGTCGACGGCTACGTCGACGAGCCCGCACACTTCGGGGTGCCGCCGTACATCTCGACGTACCCCCGGTACGCAGCAGGCGCGCTCGTGGACGCGGGCGTTCCGCGCGAGCAGATTACGTACCACACGATCGACCGACTTCGCGACGAACCCGACTACTGGCAGGACGTCGACGAGGCGGATCTCCTGATCTACCTCGGCGGAATGACCGTTCCCGGAAAGTACGTCGGCGGTACGCCGGCCGAACCCGACGAAGTCCGAAAGCTCGCCTGGACCGCGAACGGCACCAGCCTGATGGGCGGCCCGGTCAAGTTCGGCGTCGGGGACGAAAACGCCGGCGCGACCGAGACCGAACGCCAGGATCTGGATTTCGATTTCGTCGCCAAGGGCGACGTCGAGGCGGCCGTCTTCGACCTCGTCGAGAGCGGCCTCGAGGGCTTCAACAACCGAATGCGCGACATCGACGAGGTGTCGCGGTGGGCTCAGGACGGTGCGTTCATCGTCGAGCAACATCCCAATCACCCGGAGCACCTCATCGCGGAACTCGAGACCTCCCGCGGCTGTGCGTATCGGTGTTCGTTCTGCACGGAACCGCTCTACGGCAACCCCTCGTTCCGGCCGCCGCCGACGGTCGTCGGCGAAGTCGACGCGCTCTCCGATTTCGGCGTCAAACACTTCCGAATCGGCCGGCAGGCCGACATCCTCGCGTACGGCGGTGACGGCGAAGCACCCAATCCGGACGCACTTCGACAGCTCTACAGCGGGATCCGCGAGGTCGCGCCCGACCTCGAGACGCTCCACCTGGACAACATGAATCCCATCACGATCGTGAACTGGCCCGAGCAGAGCCGGGAGGGGATCCGGATCATCGCCGAGCACAACACGCCCGGCGATACGGCCGCGTTCGGCCTCGAGTCGGCCGATCCGGTCGTCCAGGAGGAGAACAACTTGAACGTCAGCGCCGAGGAGTGTTTCGAGGCGGTCCGAATTGTGAATGAAGAAGCAGGGTGGCGGCCCGGGGAAGACCCCGCGGACGCGCCCACCTTCGGCGAGGATGCGCCGCGACGGCTGCCAAAGCTCCTCCCCGGAATCAACCTCCTGCACGGACTCAAGGGCGAACGCGAGGAGACCTACGAGCGCAACCGCGAGTTCCTCCAGCGGGTCTACGACGAGGGCTACATGCTCCGGCGGATCAACATCCGGCAGGTGATGGCCTTCGACGGCACCGACATGAGCGAGACGGGGGCCGAGATCGCGAACGAACACAAACAGCTGTTCAAACGCTACAAGAAGCAGGTCCGCGAGGAGATCGACAATCCGATGCTCGAGCGCGTCGCACCGCCCGGTACCGTCCTCCCGGACGTCCACCTCGAGTACCACCAGGACGGCAAGACCTTCGGCCGCCAGCTGGGTACCTATCCCCTGCTGGTCGGTATCCCCGGCGAGCGCCAACTCGGCCGAACGATCGACGTCGCCGTCGTCGATCACGGCTACCGCTCGGTGACGGGCGTCCCCTACCCGCTCGATCTCAACGCGGCCTCGATGAACGAACTCACCGCGATTCCCGGCATCGGCGACAGCACCGCCGGTGACATCGTCGTCAACCGCCCCTACGAGTCGATCGCCGACGCCGATCTCGGCACGGAGTTCGACCTCTCTCGGTTCGTCACGACGCGGCCGCTCGAGCTCGCGGACTGA
- a CDS encoding winged helix-turn-helix transcriptional regulator: MSRRTETRVRLCTTIVVILLATVLIGGATATVSAETNGEALTAEADETHQPFSIQNKPGKPDKPGKPDKPGKPDKPGKPDKPGKPDKPGKPDKPGKPDKPGKPDKPGKPDKPGKPDKPGKPDKPGKPDKPGKPDKPGKPDKPGKPDKPDKPGKPDKPGKPDKPGKPDKPGKPDKPGKPDKPGKPDKPGKSDKPDKPGKPEQPDEFNDSNYSADSANGLGSGISSTGIGSISDDDGAARTSENGSDDTSPDNETGSTAGKDSTDGPSQWGHSISIAFVALFSTALTNSSTVGLSSLIVGQWSSLQGTIRMTTAAFEESGTDQWRYFGTLFQYSRFDDSDPLAHESRREIYHKIGTDPGIHLSELADATDASLSTIRHHLRILDEENLISSKKIRGNRCYYRGDTIEDVDIALRIALEKPATRRLLETLADRGATQTTTLADELDRHPSTVTHHLSALEESGLVVRTRDGSAVMTRLEPGIERTVEQR, from the coding sequence ATGAGCCGGAGGACGGAGACTCGAGTGCGGCTGTGTACGACCATCGTCGTGATACTCCTCGCGACGGTTCTCATCGGAGGAGCGACGGCAACCGTCTCCGCCGAGACCAACGGTGAGGCGCTGACTGCTGAGGCGGACGAGACACATCAACCGTTCTCGATTCAGAACAAGCCCGGCAAACCCGACAAACCTGGTAAACCCGACAAGCCTGGCAAACCCGATAAGCCCGGTAAACCCGATAAGCCTGGTAAACCCGACAAGCCTGGCAAACCCGATAAGCCCGGTAAACCCGACAAACCTGGTAAACCCGATAAGCCTGGCAAACCCGACAAACCTGGTAAACCCGATAAGCCTGGCAAACCCGATAAGCCCGGTAAACCCGACAAGCCCGGCAAACCCGACAAACCTGGTAAACCCGATAAGCCCGGTAAACCCGATAAACCCGATAAACCAGGGAAGCCAGACAAACCCGGTAAACCCGATAAACCTGGTAAACCCGACAAGCCCGGCAAACCCGACAAACCTGGTAAACCCGACAAGCCTGGCAAACCCGATAAACCAGGGAAGTCAGACAAACCCGATAAACCCGGCAAACCCGAGCAACCGGACGAGTTCAACGATTCGAACTACTCTGCTGATTCAGCCAATGGCCTCGGGTCGGGTATCTCAAGCACTGGGATCGGATCGATCTCAGACGACGACGGAGCGGCCCGGACGAGCGAGAACGGATCTGATGATACGAGCCCCGACAACGAAACCGGTTCGACTGCCGGTAAAGACTCGACGGACGGGCCGTCGCAGTGGGGACACTCTATCAGTATCGCGTTCGTGGCTCTCTTCTCAACGGCACTGACAAACAGTTCGACGGTCGGACTCTCGTCGCTTATCGTCGGTCAGTGGTCGTCTCTGCAGGGGACGATTCGGATGACGACGGCGGCGTTCGAGGAATCGGGCACGGATCAGTGGCGATACTTCGGCACGCTGTTCCAGTACAGTCGGTTCGACGATTCCGATCCGCTCGCACACGAATCCCGTCGGGAGATCTACCACAAAATCGGGACCGACCCCGGGATACACCTCTCCGAACTCGCGGACGCGACCGACGCCTCGCTGTCGACGATCCGACACCACCTCAGGATTCTCGACGAGGAAAACCTGATCAGCTCGAAGAAAATTCGCGGCAATCGCTGTTACTACCGCGGCGATACGATCGAGGACGTCGATATCGCACTCCGGATCGCGCTCGAGAAGCCCGCAACCAGGCGGCTCCTCGAGACGCTGGCTGATCGCGGCGCCACACAGACGACGACGCTCGCTGACGAACTCGATCGGCATCCGAGTACGGTAACTCACCACCTCTCGGCGCTCGAAGAAAGCGGGCTCGTGGTTCGAACTCGCGACGGATCGGCGGTCATGACCCGTCTCGAACCCGGTATCGAGCGAACCGTCGAGCAGCGGTAG
- a CDS encoding DUF2267 domain-containing protein: protein MSTSYTEFVGEVQHRIEAGRRAEAVRTTRAVLETLGERVGEGGATDIAGPLPMEIDRYLLAADHGQTYDYDAFVDRVLERLNYDDLDLDASYGRPSTIDRSEAVYRIKAVVELVSERVPGGELAHAEEQLPDEFEELFEFVDVETKPWEEA, encoded by the coding sequence ATGAGTACGAGCTACACCGAGTTCGTCGGCGAGGTACAGCACCGAATCGAAGCCGGTCGGCGGGCCGAAGCCGTCCGAACGACGCGTGCGGTCCTCGAGACGCTCGGCGAGCGCGTCGGGGAAGGCGGTGCGACGGACATCGCCGGCCCGCTCCCGATGGAGATCGACCGATACCTGCTGGCCGCCGACCACGGGCAGACCTACGATTACGACGCGTTCGTCGATCGGGTCCTCGAGCGGCTGAACTACGACGATCTGGACCTCGACGCGTCGTACGGCCGGCCGTCCACCATCGACCGATCCGAGGCGGTCTACCGGATCAAGGCCGTCGTCGAACTCGTCAGCGAACGGGTTCCCGGCGGGGAACTCGCCCACGCGGAAGAGCAGTTGCCCGACGAGTTCGAGGAGCTGTTCGAGTTCGTCGACGTCGAGACCAAACCATGGGAGGAGGCCTGA
- a CDS encoding DUF7559 family protein, protein MPPTEEVVCTADDCFLDIFENHYTYDVPDEFSVSELSCPVCGGTDCLERVEL, encoded by the coding sequence ATGCCTCCGACGGAAGAAGTCGTCTGTACTGCCGACGATTGTTTTCTCGACATCTTCGAGAACCACTACACCTACGACGTGCCGGACGAGTTCAGCGTCTCCGAACTCTCGTGTCCGGTCTGTGGCGGGACCGATTGCCTCGAGCGCGTCGAACTCTGA
- a CDS encoding glycosyltransferase family 2 protein: MELSVVVSTLNDREQLLSCLDAIADRTPSSTEVIVVNGPSSDGTTGVVRERDDVDVLVEISERNPSVSRNAGFELATGDVVAFLDGEYAVDEGWYRGIDESMADGTAVVTGPVTGSPIGTDRQSSQRVAGRTVTHFHGDNVAFERSVLESLDGFDEYLEEASERDCAHRIAGFEHEVAWNPTMAVRCEVGTDGGRADPDWGAAYRSLSYRLAKNYGLRPTVLARTAGSALRDGLCGVRRLASGDATPTGWVSDGTDVGTNIARGLWDGVGARYADRSTRRNPNGLSKRHDRAVRVYDRR; this comes from the coding sequence ATGGAGCTCTCGGTAGTGGTGTCGACGCTCAACGACCGGGAGCAGTTGCTGTCGTGTCTCGATGCGATCGCCGACCGGACGCCGTCGTCGACGGAGGTCATCGTCGTCAACGGCCCCTCCTCGGACGGGACGACCGGCGTCGTCCGGGAGCGCGACGACGTGGACGTCCTCGTCGAAATCTCGGAACGGAACCCGAGCGTCTCCCGGAACGCCGGCTTCGAACTCGCGACAGGAGACGTCGTCGCCTTCCTCGACGGCGAGTACGCCGTCGACGAGGGCTGGTATCGGGGTATCGACGAATCGATGGCCGACGGGACGGCCGTCGTCACCGGACCCGTCACCGGCAGTCCGATCGGCACGGACCGACAGTCGTCCCAGAGGGTCGCGGGCCGGACGGTAACCCACTTTCACGGTGACAACGTCGCGTTCGAGCGGTCCGTCCTCGAGTCGCTGGACGGCTTCGACGAGTACCTCGAGGAGGCGAGCGAACGCGACTGCGCACACCGCATCGCGGGATTCGAGCACGAGGTCGCCTGGAACCCGACGATGGCCGTCCGCTGTGAGGTCGGCACCGATGGTGGTCGAGCCGACCCCGACTGGGGCGCGGCTTACCGGTCGCTGTCCTACCGGCTGGCGAAGAATTACGGATTGCGGCCGACCGTCCTCGCTCGGACCGCCGGAAGCGCGCTCCGGGACGGCCTCTGCGGCGTTCGCCGGCTGGCGTCCGGCGACGCGACGCCGACGGGCTGGGTGTCGGACGGGACCGACGTGGGGACGAACATCGCCCGCGGGCTGTGGGACGGCGTCGGCGCTCGATACGCCGACCGATCGACCCGGCGCAACCCAAACGGTCTCTCGAAGCGACACGATCGCGCGGTTCGGGTCTACGACCGCCGGTGA
- a CDS encoding TRAM domain-containing protein has product MEISEKLLCLFSTDVSEEEDRYVIEVPRQEIETGDIDPGEVYRVALISREDEADAENVSATTQPQSAPSEPQPPVDVGETRYVEIEDIGKQGDGIARVERGYVIIVPGADVGERVKIEVTEVKSNFAVGEIIEETF; this is encoded by the coding sequence GTGGAAATATCTGAAAAACTGCTGTGTCTGTTCAGTACGGACGTTTCGGAAGAGGAGGATCGTTACGTTATCGAGGTACCGCGCCAGGAGATCGAAACCGGCGATATCGATCCCGGCGAGGTCTACCGCGTCGCGCTCATTTCGCGCGAGGACGAGGCCGACGCCGAGAACGTCTCGGCGACCACCCAACCACAGAGTGCGCCATCCGAGCCACAACCACCGGTCGACGTCGGCGAAACGCGCTACGTCGAAATCGAAGACATCGGCAAGCAAGGCGACGGCATCGCTCGCGTCGAGCGCGGCTACGTCATCATCGTTCCCGGCGCCGACGTCGGCGAACGCGTCAAAATAGAAGTCACCGAGGTCAAGTCGAACTTCGCCGTCGGCGAGATCATCGAAGAGACCTTCTAA
- a CDS encoding MBL fold metallo-hydrolase, with amino-acid sequence MNVVSRSVPVSTRAPSGETNAYLLGTDPAILVDPAARTDELDRLVRERNVAHVLVTHTHPDHVGAVDAYAAETDATVWARYGRADRFRDATGRSPDRTFTSGTTIRLGDDRVRVLDAPGHAPDHVALEAGRDGPILCGDCAVREGSVVVGAPEGDMRAYVTTLRRLWARNPPALYPGHGPEIDAPRATLERLLSHRAQREERVREAVDEGAETLDEILDGAYEKDLSGVRDLARATVAAHLEKVAVEGRVTWNGDRASPAEGD; translated from the coding sequence ATGAACGTCGTTTCCCGGTCCGTTCCAGTCTCGACGCGCGCCCCCAGCGGTGAAACCAACGCCTATCTGCTCGGGACGGATCCAGCGATCCTCGTCGATCCGGCAGCACGGACCGACGAGCTCGATCGACTGGTTCGCGAGCGAAACGTCGCACACGTCCTCGTCACCCACACCCACCCCGATCACGTCGGTGCGGTCGACGCCTACGCCGCCGAGACCGACGCGACGGTCTGGGCTCGGTACGGGCGAGCCGACCGGTTTCGCGACGCGACGGGCCGCTCCCCCGACCGGACCTTCACATCGGGAACAACGATCCGACTCGGCGACGACCGCGTTCGGGTTCTCGACGCGCCGGGACACGCGCCGGACCACGTCGCGCTCGAGGCCGGTCGCGACGGGCCGATTCTCTGTGGCGACTGCGCCGTCCGCGAGGGCAGCGTCGTCGTCGGTGCCCCAGAAGGAGACATGCGCGCGTACGTGACGACGCTGCGACGCCTCTGGGCGAGGAACCCGCCGGCGCTCTATCCGGGACACGGCCCCGAAATCGACGCTCCCCGAGCGACCCTCGAGCGACTGCTCTCTCATCGAGCCCAGCGTGAGGAACGCGTCCGCGAGGCAGTCGACGAGGGCGCCGAGACCCTCGACGAAATCCTCGACGGGGCCTACGAAAAGGACCTGTCAGGAGTGCGCGACCTCGCGCGGGCGACGGTCGCCGCTCACCTCGAGAAGGTCGCCGTCGAGGGACGAGTGACGTGGAACGGTGACCGAGCGAGCCCGGCGGAGGGCGACTGA
- a CDS encoding class I SAM-dependent methyltransferase, whose translation MKGQEWYQADDIAEEYDDKRFSRGGQLIDRREKEAVLDAIMPIEDRKILEIACGTGRFTVMLADQGADVVGLDISAAMLQQGRRKAQNAELEGTLDFLRGDAGRLPFPDDHFDTVVAMRFFHLADDPEAFLQEMRRVSRDQIVFDTFNRFSTRSVYNWALPMGSRLYSKSEVAVLLAKTNLTLVDVEDDFLLPYGLYRSIPNALASPLRALDEAIGEFSVSDHLASVSYWNTRVR comes from the coding sequence GTGAAAGGACAGGAGTGGTACCAGGCCGACGACATCGCCGAGGAATACGACGATAAGCGGTTCTCCCGGGGCGGACAGCTGATCGACCGCCGGGAGAAAGAAGCCGTCCTCGACGCTATCATGCCGATCGAGGACCGAAAAATCCTCGAGATCGCCTGTGGTACCGGGCGATTTACCGTCATGTTGGCCGATCAGGGTGCGGACGTGGTGGGACTGGATATCTCGGCAGCGATGTTACAGCAAGGGCGACGGAAAGCGCAGAACGCCGAGCTCGAGGGAACGCTCGATTTCCTCCGCGGCGACGCTGGCCGATTGCCGTTCCCGGACGATCACTTCGATACCGTCGTGGCGATGCGGTTCTTCCATCTCGCGGACGATCCCGAGGCGTTCCTCCAGGAGATGCGACGGGTCTCCCGCGATCAGATCGTCTTCGATACGTTCAACCGGTTTTCGACCCGGAGCGTCTACAACTGGGCGCTTCCGATGGGATCGCGGCTCTACTCGAAGAGCGAAGTCGCGGTCCTTCTCGCGAAGACGAATCTCACGCTCGTCGACGTCGAAGACGACTTTCTCCTGCCATACGGGCTGTACCGGTCGATCCCCAACGCGCTCGCGTCGCCGCTCCGAGCGCTCGACGAGGCGATCGGTGAATTTTCGGTTTCAGATCACCTCGCGTCGGTGTCGTACTGGAACACCCGCGTTCGCTGA
- a CDS encoding LLM class flavin-dependent oxidoreductase codes for MDVGLMVTSFGDVNLADIAVRAESQEYDAVWVGELWGESGVVQATEMACRTDEIGIGTAILNVYSRSPAVLAMTATSLERASDGRFTLGLGTSTAVAVEGLHGMSFDRPVRRAHETIELVREFTAGSGDPVDYEGELLEAANFPSVETDVPIYHAGLGPANRRVVGRLCDGWIPHNIPFSRLEDAFDEVATAARERDREPDEITIAPYVPSAVSDDPTEARETLRRHVAYYVGSGEGYRRAVATKFPDEADRIAEAWRNGEKSDAAGAVTDEMIADLGVAGTPAEARDQLRTLVAETGIDHPIVVVPEPASNEVTETTIDALAPERL; via the coding sequence ATGGACGTTGGACTCATGGTCACATCGTTCGGCGACGTGAACCTCGCGGATATCGCCGTTCGAGCCGAAAGTCAGGAGTACGACGCCGTCTGGGTCGGCGAACTCTGGGGCGAGAGCGGAGTCGTGCAGGCGACCGAGATGGCTTGCCGGACCGACGAGATTGGTATCGGCACCGCGATCCTCAACGTCTATTCCCGATCGCCGGCCGTCCTCGCGATGACCGCGACCTCGCTCGAGCGTGCCTCCGACGGACGCTTTACCCTCGGCCTCGGGACGAGCACGGCCGTGGCGGTCGAGGGCCTCCACGGGATGTCGTTCGATCGGCCGGTGAGACGCGCCCACGAGACGATCGAACTCGTCCGCGAGTTCACCGCCGGAAGCGGTGATCCGGTCGACTACGAGGGGGAACTGCTCGAGGCGGCGAACTTCCCGTCCGTGGAAACCGACGTCCCGATCTATCACGCCGGGCTCGGGCCGGCCAATCGCCGCGTCGTCGGCCGGTTGTGTGATGGCTGGATCCCACACAACATTCCGTTCTCGCGGCTCGAGGACGCCTTCGACGAGGTCGCAACGGCCGCGCGGGAACGCGATCGGGAGCCGGACGAGATCACGATCGCACCGTACGTGCCGTCGGCGGTCAGCGACGACCCGACCGAGGCTCGCGAGACCCTGCGTCGACACGTCGCCTACTACGTCGGGAGCGGGGAGGGCTACCGCCGCGCCGTCGCGACGAAATTCCCGGACGAAGCCGATCGGATCGCCGAGGCGTGGCGCAACGGCGAGAAAAGCGACGCCGCGGGCGCAGTGACCGACGAGATGATCGCCGATCTCGGCGTCGCCGGAACGCCCGCGGAGGCCCGCGACCAGCTCCGGACGCTCGTGGCCGAGACGGGAATCGACCACCCGATCGTCGTCGTCCCGGAACCGGCCTCGAACGAGGTCACGGAGACGACGATCGACGCGCTCGCTCCGGAGCGGTTGTAG
- a CDS encoding YkgJ family cysteine cluster protein, whose protein sequence is MQSLEAELEDARQLAVDDLADAIESIGFECTRCGACCKDDEEDDHTATVFPDEVRDLTESDSYDGDYDWRDVARPMPYGLSAGDDGLEGETFEWALQTDGCGDCTFYEEDDSGTGACAAHDDRPLICRTYPFSVALAGTSQPMGEAVDEAGMVRAHECEGLGRDISRADAEELARALKERAVRELEEAIAVRDEYEPADRGPGEIVVHDSEGAKRIDGTPLEE, encoded by the coding sequence GTGCAATCGCTCGAAGCCGAACTCGAAGACGCACGCCAGCTCGCCGTCGACGACCTCGCGGACGCGATCGAGTCGATCGGCTTCGAGTGTACCCGCTGTGGCGCCTGCTGCAAGGACGACGAGGAAGACGATCACACCGCGACCGTCTTTCCGGACGAGGTGCGCGATCTGACGGAGAGCGACAGTTACGACGGCGACTACGACTGGCGCGACGTCGCTCGGCCGATGCCGTACGGACTCTCGGCGGGTGACGACGGGCTCGAGGGCGAGACCTTCGAGTGGGCGCTCCAGACCGACGGCTGCGGTGACTGCACCTTTTACGAAGAAGACGACTCGGGAACGGGAGCCTGCGCCGCCCACGACGACCGCCCGCTGATCTGTCGCACCTACCCGTTCAGCGTCGCGCTCGCGGGCACCAGCCAGCCGATGGGCGAAGCCGTCGACGAAGCGGGCATGGTCCGCGCCCACGAGTGCGAGGGGCTCGGTCGGGACATCTCCCGGGCCGACGCCGAGGAGTTGGCTCGAGCGCTGAAAGAACGCGCCGTTCGAGAACTCGAAGAGGCCATCGCGGTCCGAGACGAGTACGAACCCGCCGACCGCGGTCCCGGCGAGATCGTCGTTCACGACTCGGAAGGGGCAAAGCGGATCGACGGGACGCCGCTCGAGGAGTGA
- a CDS encoding Hsp20/alpha crystallin family protein produces the protein MSLSDLGKSVGNALYRQVGRANGRVQNYRSLPVDILENDTSYRVVFDAPGAEPDDVQVRYLEGNVRIRIDRFRQFHEGYEMRFPGRGMSLNGEAELPTDAVVDPDAGTATLSETGTLNVEIPKRSSVGDAGETVDGAETADETDGTIESETDTEQVAIDD, from the coding sequence GTGAGCCTCTCAGACCTCGGTAAATCGGTTGGTAACGCCCTCTATCGTCAGGTCGGCCGCGCGAACGGCCGCGTCCAGAACTACCGATCGCTTCCCGTCGACATCCTCGAAAACGACACCTCCTATCGCGTCGTCTTCGACGCACCGGGAGCCGAACCGGACGACGTCCAGGTCCGCTACCTCGAGGGCAACGTCAGGATTCGCATCGACCGGTTCCGGCAGTTTCACGAGGGCTACGAGATGCGCTTCCCCGGCCGCGGGATGTCGCTGAACGGCGAGGCCGAGTTACCGACCGACGCCGTCGTCGATCCGGACGCCGGAACGGCGACGCTCAGCGAAACTGGAACGCTGAACGTCGAGATTCCGAAACGATCGTCCGTCGGGGATGCCGGCGAGACCGTAGATGGGGCCGAGACAGCCGACGAGACCGACGGGACCATCGAGTCGGAGACGGACACGGAACAGGTCGCCATCGACGACTGA
- a CDS encoding MarR family transcriptional regulator, whose product MSTSTAEDRTAAAEETLSEDEYRDRLRDLPPSAKLVAKVLETDSPLSQGQLAEESLLPDRTVRYALNRLEDVGLVGSRYSFRDARKQVYFLKH is encoded by the coding sequence ATGAGCACGAGTACAGCCGAGGACCGCACCGCTGCCGCCGAAGAAACGCTTTCCGAGGACGAATACCGCGATCGCCTCCGCGACCTGCCGCCGAGTGCGAAACTCGTCGCGAAGGTGCTCGAAACCGATTCACCGCTCTCGCAGGGCCAACTCGCCGAGGAATCGCTGCTTCCCGATCGCACCGTTCGCTACGCGCTCAACCGACTCGAGGACGTCGGGCTCGTCGGCTCCCGGTACAGTTTCCGGGACGCTCGCAAGCAGGTGTACTTCCTCAAGCACTAA